In a single window of the Cydia amplana chromosome 4, ilCydAmpl1.1, whole genome shotgun sequence genome:
- the LOC134663261 gene encoding protein mono-ADP-ribosyltransferase PARP16 → MEKQLDVLSDTGTIYNIVSTSEAIPDNSQPKLTLAKKAAHLRCILEKDFKACDIKWSLFVAAAFSFRYESSLRPFPPAFLKNGVKDMDELLSVVSDVPALDLVIEQLINLEDLSKVSDIIHLLFYVLVRLKEPALKTMQPDSYEPILNYVDSIEPAPRPQYIFQVLSAAKSNAEQKWKELAKNHNVFYAYHGSHLENFYSLLSFSLHQHLKKQSTMVGNGLYLTSELSASLPYSRGGFGWGASCIGGHISCVALCEVIDAPEGINYQKPSSNEGYSGDTGRAGYDRHTADHRAAAHYIVTNSDLIRVRYILVYAKQPNLMRFATTSGNMHNERGLCQWVSRHKLFSILLGYGLMLATIGFANNQPMQHYYESLLNKFDFKP, encoded by the exons ATGGAAAAACAGCTAGACGTGTTATCTGATACTGGCACTATTTACAATATCGTGTCCACATCTGAAGCTATACCAGATAACAGTCAGCCAAAACTCACTCTTGCGAAAAAAGCTGCTCACCTAAg ATGTATACTTGAAAAGGATTTCAAAGCCTGTGACATAAAATGGAGTTTGTTCGTCGCAGCGGCGTTTAGTTTCAGATACGAAAGCAGCCTAAGGCCATTCCCTCCAGCTTTCTTAAAAAATGGGGTGAAGGACATGGACGAATTG TTGAGTGTTGTTAGTGACGTCCCAGCATTGGATCTCGTAATTGAACAACTGATAAACCTAGAGGACTTGAGTAAAGTCAGTGATATAATACACCTACTGTTTTATGTTCTTGTGCGGCTAAAGGAGCCCGCACTTAAAACCATGCAACCAGATTCG TATGAACCGATTTTAAATTACGTTGACTCCATTGAGCCTGCACCGAGACCTCAGTACATTTTTCAAGTGTTAAGTGCTGCCAAATCCAACGCGGAGCAGAAATGGAAGGAATTGGCGAAGAACCATAACGTTTTCTACGCATATCATGGAAGTCACTTGGAAAACTTTTACTCGTTGCTTAGTTTTAGTCTGCATCAGCATTTGAAAAAG CAAAGTACAATGGTCGGAAACGGCCTGTACCTAACCAGCGAGCTGAGCGCCAGCCTGCCGTACAGCCGCGGCGGGTTCGGCTGGGGAGCCAGCTGTATCGGCGGGCATATCTCCTGCGTCGCGCTTTGCGAGGTCATCGACGCACCGGAGGGCATCAACTACCAGAAACCGAGCTCTAATGAAG GTTATTCCGGAGACACTGGTAGAGCTGGATACGACAGACACACTGCCGACCACAGAGCTGCCGCTCACTACATCGTTACCAACAGCGACCTGATACGCGTGCGCTACATCTTGGTGTATGCCAAGCAACCGAATTTAATGAGATTTGCAACCACGAGCGGTAACATGCATAATG AGCGCGGATTATGCCAATGGGTTTCAAGACATAAACTGTTTTCAATACTTCTTGGATACGGATTGATGCTGGCGACCATCGGATTTGCAAATAACCAACCAATGCAGCACTATTACGAATCATTACTGAACAAATTTGATTTTAAACCTTGA
- the LOC134663271 gene encoding acetylcholinesterase isoform X2 has translation MVILYSESWSRGGVTLPCQELAAEGVVVVTVAYRLHALSFFTLGSIAARGNLALLDQYLAMLWVRENIAAFGGDPTTITLLGHSAGADSILHHITSPRAIGLFQRAIVMSPRDIWHALGEDMHYNATDAEKISRDIARSLGCTSVVDLEILRCLRARPLSDLLAIYSNSNWSSIMRPVPDNFLPESQYYLPNSLSVALSATKQPTIQLDLLLGTTDLEAINYSDGQYDELLKRGAAYVTEYTDTKVIPKLLRMFSLDRSDAISVLSQAIRWEYWGPLSRDSEGSVLARVEATGRAETAATWGAGGALLAARLARRVSRLFVYRYSHSGGVDLQGRQINYTGAVHGTDLVTLLGDALMLQVARRPATRDERRISSMFQKYITNFVKFGSPGPDEWRRYRAGDAHVQELRACTADSCDAGADAGRDPAFWLQHLPRLASLFEAGHSEPLTLEKGESRLRGGVFALCAVSALLLLLLCACALVLRRECARRADLDDDSHHSHQ, from the exons ATGGTGATATTGTATAGCGAATCATGGTCTCGCGGTGGAGTGACGTTGCCGTGCCAAGAGCTGGCCGCTGAAGGGGTCGTAGTGGTGACCGTGGCGTATCGCCTCCACGCTCTCTCCTTCTTCACACTAGGCTCTATCGCTGCTCGCGGTAACCTCGCCCTGCTCGATCAGTACTTGGCAATGTTGTGGGTTCGCGAAAACATAGCTGCGTTCGGTGGTGACCCGACTACAATAACCCTCTTAGGGCATTCAGCGGGCGCTGACAGTATATTGCATCACATTACGTCTCCAAGAGCTATTg GCTTATTTCAGCGTGCGATAGTAATGTCACCTCGTGATATTTGGCACGCCTTGGGTGAAGACATGCACTATAACGCCACTGATGCTGAGAAAATCTCGCGCGATATAGCTCGTTCTTTAGGGTGCACCAGCGTTGTAGACCTAGAAATACTTCGATGCTTGAGAGCGCGCCCCTTGTCTGACTTATTAGCCATATATTCG AATTCAAATTGGAGCAGTATCATGCGCCCCGTACCAGATAATTTTCTGCCGGAATCACAATATTACCTACCAAATTCACTATCGGTTGCACTGTCAGCTACTAAACAACCGACCATACAGCTTGACCTGCTTTTGGGAACTACTGACCTTGAAGCCATAAACTACAGCG ACGGACAATATGATGAACTATTGAAGCGTGGAGCGGCGTATGTTACGGAATATACGGACACTAAAGTCATACCAAAACTGTTGCGAATGTTTTCATTGGACAGGTCCGATGCAATATCTGTG CTATCCCAAGCGATTCGTTGGGAATATTGGGGCCCGCTATCACGGGACTCTGAGGGATCTGTATTAGCTCGTGTGGAGGCAACAGGGCGCGCAGAGACAGCAGCCACTTGGGGCGCTGGCGGCGCGCTGTTGGCCGCGCGGCTGGCACGACGCGTGTCACGCCTGTTCGTGTACCGGTACTCGCATTCTGGCGGGGTCGACCTGCAAGGAAGACAGATCAATTATACAG GAGCTGTGCACGGAACAGATTTAGTGACTCTATTGGGTGATGCTTTAATGCTTCAAGTAGCGCGACGACCAGCGACTAGAGATGAGAGAAGGATTTCTTCCATGTTTCAAAAGTACATCACCAACTTCGTAAAATTTGG GTCTCCAGGCCCCGATGAATGGCGCCGCTACCGCGCCGGGGACGCGCATGTGCAGGAGTTGCGTGCGTGCACGGCGGACAGTTGCGATGCTGGCGCTGACGCAGGGCGAGACCCCGCCTTTTGGCTCCAGCACTTGCCGCGACTAGCTAGCTTATTCGAGGCTGGACATTCCGAACCGCTTACTTTGGAGAAAG GTGAAAGTCGTCTGCGCGGCGGCGTATTCGCGCTGTGCGCTGTGTCCGCGTTGTTGCTGCTGCTGCTATGCGCGTGCGCGCTCGTGCTGCGGAGAGAGTGCGCGCGCCGCGCCGACCTTGACGATGACTCGCATCACTCTCATCAGTGA
- the LOC134647622 gene encoding splicing factor 3B subunit 6: protein MALALQRRANVRLPPEVNRVLYIRNLPYKISAEEMYDIFGKYGAIRQIRVGNTPETRGTAFVVYEDIFDAKNACDHLSGFNVCNRYLVVLYYRSNKAFKGMDIEKKQEELDTLKKKYGISSEELRK, encoded by the exons ATGGCTTTGGCACTACAGCGACGAGCAAAC GTTCGCCTTCCACCTGAAGTCAACAGAGTTTTGTATATACGAAATCTGCCGTACAAAATCTCTGCCGAAGAAAtgtatgatatttttggaaaatatgGAGCAATTAGGCAAATCCGTGT AGGAAACACACCAGAAACCAGAGGTACTGCTTTTGTAGTGTATGAAGATATATTTGATGCAAAAAATGCCTGTGACCATCTCTCAGGTTTCAATGTCTGCAACAGATACTTGGTTGTATTATATTACCGATCCAACAAAGCTTTCAAGGGTATGGATATTGAGAAGAAACAAGAGGAATTGGATACTCTAAAGAAGAAATATGGCATCTCATCAGAAGAGCTGCGaaaataa
- the LOC134663271 gene encoding pyrethroid hydrolase Ces2a isoform X1 codes for MDRVYLFWCLFTLSCVIAQDPTVTLPQGRIVGIRVYTTSSSLTPVEVFFGVPYAANDFSSAFTLRFAAPTRHPGWSRTFFAHKMPPRCPQLNDSESDNFSENCLFLNIWTPRRADGKSLPVMVILYSESWSRGGVTLPCQELAAEGVVVVTVAYRLHALSFFTLGSIAARGNLALLDQYLAMLWVRENIAAFGGDPTTITLLGHSAGADSILHHITSPRAIGLFQRAIVMSPRDIWHALGEDMHYNATDAEKISRDIARSLGCTSVVDLEILRCLRARPLSDLLAIYSNSNWSSIMRPVPDNFLPESQYYLPNSLSVALSATKQPTIQLDLLLGTTDLEAINYSDGQYDELLKRGAAYVTEYTDTKVIPKLLRMFSLDRSDAISVLSQAIRWEYWGPLSRDSEGSVLARVEATGRAETAATWGAGGALLAARLARRVSRLFVYRYSHSGGVDLQGRQINYTGAVHGTDLVTLLGDALMLQVARRPATRDERRISSMFQKYITNFVKFGSPGPDEWRRYRAGDAHVQELRACTADSCDAGADAGRDPAFWLQHLPRLASLFEAGHSEPLTLEKGESRLRGGVFALCAVSALLLLLLCACALVLRRECARRADLDDDSHHSHQ; via the exons ATGGACCGTGTATACTTATTTTGGTGCCTGTTTACACTCTCTTGTGTAATTGCTCAAGATCCTACTGTAACTTTACCACAAGGACGGATTGTTGGG ATAAGGGTTTACACAACAAGTTCATCTTTAACTCCTGTCGAAGTTTTCTTTGGAGTGCCCTACGCTGCTAATGATTTTTCTTCGGCTTTTACACTTAGATTTGCT GCCCCAACACGACATCCTGGATGGAGTCGTACATTTTTTGCACACAAGATGCCACCACGGTGTCCGCAGTTGAACGATAGTGAAAGCGACAACTTCAGTGAAAATTGTCTTTTCCTAAACATCTGGACACCACGG CGAGCGGATGGAAAATCTTTACCCGTGATGGTGATATTGTATAGCGAATCATGGTCTCGCGGTGGAGTGACGTTGCCGTGCCAAGAGCTGGCCGCTGAAGGGGTCGTAGTGGTGACCGTGGCGTATCGCCTCCACGCTCTCTCCTTCTTCACACTAGGCTCTATCGCTGCTCGCGGTAACCTCGCCCTGCTCGATCAGTACTTGGCAATGTTGTGGGTTCGCGAAAACATAGCTGCGTTCGGTGGTGACCCGACTACAATAACCCTCTTAGGGCATTCAGCGGGCGCTGACAGTATATTGCATCACATTACGTCTCCAAGAGCTATTg GCTTATTTCAGCGTGCGATAGTAATGTCACCTCGTGATATTTGGCACGCCTTGGGTGAAGACATGCACTATAACGCCACTGATGCTGAGAAAATCTCGCGCGATATAGCTCGTTCTTTAGGGTGCACCAGCGTTGTAGACCTAGAAATACTTCGATGCTTGAGAGCGCGCCCCTTGTCTGACTTATTAGCCATATATTCG AATTCAAATTGGAGCAGTATCATGCGCCCCGTACCAGATAATTTTCTGCCGGAATCACAATATTACCTACCAAATTCACTATCGGTTGCACTGTCAGCTACTAAACAACCGACCATACAGCTTGACCTGCTTTTGGGAACTACTGACCTTGAAGCCATAAACTACAGCG ACGGACAATATGATGAACTATTGAAGCGTGGAGCGGCGTATGTTACGGAATATACGGACACTAAAGTCATACCAAAACTGTTGCGAATGTTTTCATTGGACAGGTCCGATGCAATATCTGTG CTATCCCAAGCGATTCGTTGGGAATATTGGGGCCCGCTATCACGGGACTCTGAGGGATCTGTATTAGCTCGTGTGGAGGCAACAGGGCGCGCAGAGACAGCAGCCACTTGGGGCGCTGGCGGCGCGCTGTTGGCCGCGCGGCTGGCACGACGCGTGTCACGCCTGTTCGTGTACCGGTACTCGCATTCTGGCGGGGTCGACCTGCAAGGAAGACAGATCAATTATACAG GAGCTGTGCACGGAACAGATTTAGTGACTCTATTGGGTGATGCTTTAATGCTTCAAGTAGCGCGACGACCAGCGACTAGAGATGAGAGAAGGATTTCTTCCATGTTTCAAAAGTACATCACCAACTTCGTAAAATTTGG GTCTCCAGGCCCCGATGAATGGCGCCGCTACCGCGCCGGGGACGCGCATGTGCAGGAGTTGCGTGCGTGCACGGCGGACAGTTGCGATGCTGGCGCTGACGCAGGGCGAGACCCCGCCTTTTGGCTCCAGCACTTGCCGCGACTAGCTAGCTTATTCGAGGCTGGACATTCCGAACCGCTTACTTTGGAGAAAG GTGAAAGTCGTCTGCGCGGCGGCGTATTCGCGCTGTGCGCTGTGTCCGCGTTGTTGCTGCTGCTGCTATGCGCGTGCGCGCTCGTGCTGCGGAGAGAGTGCGCGCGCCGCGCCGACCTTGACGATGACTCGCATCACTCTCATCAGTGA